A window from Sus scrofa isolate TJ Tabasco breed Duroc chromosome 2, Sscrofa11.1, whole genome shotgun sequence encodes these proteins:
- the MISP3 gene encoding uncharacterized protein LOC113230 homolog yields the protein METPIEREIRRSCEREESLRRSRGLSPGRAGRELVELRVRPVLSLPGPGPALPRALERARAGAQMQRDIEREAHRQAALARSAVPEQRTRPPPQPLGELKRFFETAGWCGSTPAAEGSAGQQRLPEPGGRPRSAVQGRCPVLARAPPPIAPSLLEQEVREANERERELQRQRLSVYGTAEFKEPAPSLTESRGDGKLAVIWPPRRKASENGLEQEERKP from the exons ATGGAGACGCCCATCGAGCGCGAAATCCGCCGCAGCTGCGAACGCGAGGAGAGCCTGCGCCGGAGCCGGGGCCTGAGCCCAGGTCGCGCCGGCCGTGAACTCGTCGAACTGCGCGTGCGGCCGGTGCTCAGCCTGCCGGGCCCCGGCCCCGCGCTCCCGCGTGCCTTGGAGCGCGCTCGGGCGGGCGCGCAGATGCAGCGAGACATCGAGCGGGAGGCCCATCGGCAGGCGGCGCTGGCACGCTCTGCGGTCCCGGAGCAGCGCACCCGGCCGCCGCCGCAGCCTCTGGGCGAGCTCAAGCGCTTCTTCGAGACTGCCGGCTGGTGCGGCTCCACGCCGGCGGCGGAGGGCAGCGCGGGCCAGCAGCGGCTGCCTGAGCCCGGAGGCCGGCCGCGCTCAGCCGTGCAGGGCCGGTGCCCGGTGCTGGCCCGCGCCCCGCCGCCTATCGCGCCATCGTTGCTGGAGCAGGAGGTGCGCGAGGCGAATGAGCGCGAGCGGGAGCTGCAGCGCCAGCGGCTCAGTGTCTACGGCACCGCCGAGTTCAAGGAGCCCGCGCCCAGCCTCACCG AGAGCAGGGGCGACGGAAAGCTGGCGGTGATCTGGCCTCCCCGCAGAAAGGCTTCGGAGAACGGTCTGGAGCAG GAGGAGCGGAA
- the MISP3 gene encoding uncharacterized protein MISP3 isoform X1, producing the protein METPIEREIRRSCEREESLRRSRGLSPGRAGRELVELRVRPVLSLPGPGPALPRALERARAGAQMQRDIEREAHRQAALARSAVPEQRTRPPPQPLGELKRFFETAGWCGSTPAAEGSAGQQRLPEPGGRPRSAVQGRCPVLARAPPPIAPSLLEQEVREANERERELQRQRLSVYGTAEFKEPAPSLTGSSLLPQDESLYEEEGG; encoded by the exons ATGGAGACGCCCATCGAGCGCGAAATCCGCCGCAGCTGCGAACGCGAGGAGAGCCTGCGCCGGAGCCGGGGCCTGAGCCCAGGTCGCGCCGGCCGTGAACTCGTCGAACTGCGCGTGCGGCCGGTGCTCAGCCTGCCGGGCCCCGGCCCCGCGCTCCCGCGTGCCTTGGAGCGCGCTCGGGCGGGCGCGCAGATGCAGCGAGACATCGAGCGGGAGGCCCATCGGCAGGCGGCGCTGGCACGCTCTGCGGTCCCGGAGCAGCGCACCCGGCCGCCGCCGCAGCCTCTGGGCGAGCTCAAGCGCTTCTTCGAGACTGCCGGCTGGTGCGGCTCCACGCCGGCGGCGGAGGGCAGCGCGGGCCAGCAGCGGCTGCCTGAGCCCGGAGGCCGGCCGCGCTCAGCCGTGCAGGGCCGGTGCCCGGTGCTGGCCCGCGCCCCGCCGCCTATCGCGCCATCGTTGCTGGAGCAGGAGGTGCGCGAGGCGAATGAGCGCGAGCGGGAGCTGCAGCGCCAGCGGCTCAGTGTCTACGGCACCGCCGAGTTCAAGGAGCCCGCGCCCAGCCTCACCG gttcctccctcctccctcaggaTGAAAGCCTCTACGAGGAGGAGGGGGGGTGA